From the genome of Populus alba chromosome 10, ASM523922v2, whole genome shotgun sequence, one region includes:
- the LOC118060116 gene encoding putative RING-H2 finger protein ATL71: protein MNSSSPIESSTPRFGGFALTFGISMGLLSAIAIAILAYHFCTRKPLPAGHSNHDGSLSIDGQDSVVIEVGLDEATLNTYPKLLYSEAKEELEKGDDSVAASCCSICLADYKDSDLLRLLPDCDHLFHAQCIDPWLKLHTTCPMCRNSPVRIPSNVTETASREPRRVFVDPWFVQFMH from the coding sequence ATGAATAGCAGTAGTCCTATAGAGTCATCCACACCAAGATTTGGAGGGTTTGCTCTCACTTTTGGGATATCAATGGGTTTACTTTCGGCAATAGCAATTGCTATTCTTGCTTATCATTTTTGCACCAGGAAACCATTGCCTGCAGGCCATTCTAATCATGATGGTTCCTTGTCCATAGATGGTCAAGACTCGGTCGTTATAGAAGTAGGCCTGGACGAAGCCACTCTCAATACCTATCCAAAGCTGCTTTATTCTGAAGCAAAGGAAGAGCTTGAAAAGGGTGATGATTCGGTAGCTGCTTCCTGTTGCTCGATTTGCTTGGCAGACTATAAAGATAGTGACTTGCTGCGGCTGTTGCCTGACTGTGATCATCTTTTCCATGCACAGTGCATTGATCCATGGTTGAAGTTGCATACTACTTGCCCAATGTGTCGAAACTCGCCTGTACGAATCCCAAGCAATGTCACCGAAACAGCTTCCAGGGAACCCCGGAGGGTGTTCGTTGATCCATGGTTTGTACAGTTTATGCACTGA
- the LOC118060117 gene encoding RING-H2 finger protein ATL70, with product MDNSTEYSGSSGINGYAYAIGMFSGVLVLIISITLAVYLCTRGVDSPTHTATNQGDSITDHNSIVMELGLDEATLASYPKLLYSKARLEPRGNDLLPSCCSICLGDYKDSDMLRLLPDCGHVFHLKCVDYWLRLHPTCPICRNSPMPTPLSTPLAEVAPLAVSRY from the coding sequence ATGGACAACTCCACAGAATACAGTGGCTCCTCAGGTATTAATGGATATGCATATGCTATCGGAATGTTTTCAGGTGTCCTAGTTTTGATCATAAGCATAACTCTGGCCGTATATTTATGCACCCGTGGAGTAGATTCTCCCACACACACAGCTACAAACCAAGGCGACTCCATCACTGACCATAACTCCATTGTGATGGAACTCGGTCTCGACGAAGCCACTCTTGCAAGCTACCCCAAGTTGCTCTATTCAAAAGCAAGGTTAGAACCCAGGGGTAACGATTTACTACCTTCTTGCTGCTCTATATGCTTAGGGGACTATAAGGATAGTGACATGTTAAGGTTGTTGCCTGATTGTGGCCATGTTTTTCATCTCAAATGTGTGGACTATTGGTTAAGGCTGCATCCTACATGTCCGATTTGCCGGAACTCTCCTATGCCAACTCCTTTGTCGACTCCTCTTGCTGAAGTGGCACCATTGGCAGTGAGCAGATATTGA
- the LOC118060119 gene encoding basic blue protein, producing the protein MALQRRPCIAILFAQAIIATFDAASGLRYTVGGSVWSIPPHPDFYYNWSSSHTFYIGDVLVFDFEYEFFNAIQVPRLDYESCTALNPIRILTRSPALAILIHEGVNYYICNISNYCDLGLRFSVVVHKFYYSTGHSPTPSPLPPLPPSSPPVAPTLSPYPAPEPSQAGWTDVSQPSVPNNSPVAPNAGRRKGLRANSGGTVVGLAFALCLGTLFVLL; encoded by the exons ATGGCTCTGCAAAGACGCCCTTGCATTGCAATACTGTTTGCACAAGCCATTATTGCAACATTTGATGCCGCTTCTGGTTTAAGGTACACAGTGGGAGGCTCTGTCTGGTCCATCCCACCACATCCTGATTTTTACTACAACTGGTCCTCCTCTCATACTTTCTATATCGGTGATGTCTTAG TTTTTGACTTTGAATACGAGTTCTTCAATGCGATACAAGTGCCAAGGCTAGACTACGAGAGCTGCACTGCTCTTAATCCAATAAGGATCCTTACAAGAAGTCCAGCATTGGCAATATTAATTCATGAAGGTGTAAATTACTACATTTGCAACATCTCGAATTACTGTGATCTAGGCCTAAGATTTTCGGTTGTGGTCCACAAGTTTTACTATTCTACAGGGCATTCACCAACCCCGTCACCCTTGCCGCCGCTACCGCCTTCTTCGCCTCCCGTGGCTCCAACCTTGAGTCCATATCCGGCACCTGAACCATCTCAAGCTGGGTGGACTGATGTATCACAACCTTCTGTACCTAACAATAGTCCAGTAGCTCCTAACGCTGGAAGAAGAAAGGGATTGCGTGCTAATTCTGGTGGAACGGTTGTTGGATTGGCTTTTGCGTTATGTTTAGGGACGTTGTTTGTGTTACTTTGA
- the LOC118060121 gene encoding uncharacterized protein, translating into MKGMMKGKLMKKLKSIKPIGYLKETRVLQVNAADGFIETFIKKPILKAQFQVENPEVMVCKEVEQEKVKDSSFVVNQESDVIDVNELMRDLEEEEEEMEVDDDKENVRPVVKARVDLFGVKDKEESKGSSFRQSPLSEIDISSFRRPDLNSGSLFDPNLLSAFEEAVKEHMRVSEEERRARIEKENLERMREEPEKNFENQEEEPPLKARRIEEGDDIDPILGFPEMCPPGGSDSVILYTTSLRGIRKTFEDCNSIRFLLESFRVLFFERDVSMHMEFKEELWTVLDGRVNPPRLFIKGRYIGGAEEVLALHEQGRFRVLFEGIPIDIFIGSPCEGCAGFRFVLCFHCNGSHKVVAENGLSSTCQDCNENGLIICPLCC; encoded by the coding sequence ATGAAGGGAATGATGAAAGGGAAGTTGATGAAGAAGCTCAAGTCAATCAAGCCAATTGGGTACTTGAAGGAAACTAGAGTTCTTCAAGTGAACGCAGCAGATGGGTTCATTGAGACGTTCATAAAGAAGCCGATTCTCAAAGCTCAATTTCAAGTTGAAAACCCAGAGGTGATGGTATGCAAAGAAGTGGAGCAAGAAAAGGTTAAAGATAGCAGCTTTGTTGTTAATCAAGAATCAGATGTTATTGATGTAAATGAGCTTATGAGAGATcttgaagaggaggaggaggaaatgGAGGTCGATGATGATAAGGAAAATGTTAGGCCAGTAGTGAAGGCAAGAGTGGATCTTTTTGGGGTTAAAGATAAGGAGGAGTCAAAAGGGTCTAGTTTTAGGCAGTCCCCGTTGTCAGAGATTGATATCTCATCTTTCCGGCGACCGGATTTGAATTCTGGGAGCCTTTTTGACCCGAATTTGTTGTCTGCCTTTGAAGAAGCAGTGAAAGAGCATATGAGAGTGAGTGAAGAGGAGAGGCGAGCAAGAATTGAGAAAGAGAATCTtgaaagaatgagagaagaacCAGAGAAGAATTTTGAAAACCAGGAAGAAGAACCACCTTTGAAGGCTCGTCGAATTGAGGAAGGTGATGATATTGACCCTATATTAGGCTTCCCAGAGATGTGTCCACCAGGTGGTAGTGACTCAGTAATTCTCTACACAACATCACTTAGAGGGATCAGAAAAACTTTTGAGGATTGTAACAGCATTCGCTTTCTCCTAGAGAGTTTTCGGGTGCTATTTTTCGAAAGGGATGTGTCAATGCACATGGAGTTTAAGGAGGAGTTATGGACGGTTTTGGATGGCAGGGTGAACCCTCCAAGGCTTTTCATTAAGGGGAGATATATAGGTGGAGCTGAGGAGGTTTTGGCTTTGCATGAACAAGGTAGGTTCAGAGTGCTCTTTGAAGGGATTCcaattgatatatttattggTTCACCATGTGAAGGATGTGCTGGATTTAGGTTTGTGCTTTGTTTCCATTGCAATGGCAGCCATAAGGTTGTTGCAGAAAATGGGTTGTCAAGTACCTGCCAGGACTGTAATGAGAATGGGCTGATAATCTGTCCCCTTTGCTGTTGA
- the LOC118060124 gene encoding uncharacterized protein produces the protein MILYNSSPVFMFSQMSCYRLQNILTALPACIKITYNPQPCYLTFTSPTSNNSRVLCCGYSSKNQVKKMEAGHHDLSKVTVVGDPQLLQRRIDAVRLAGPAKLQVIADFDGTLTNYFVNGRRGQSSHGILKQGNAEYDDKRQALYEYYHPLEFSPTIPVEEKTKLMEEWWGKTHNLLIEGGLTYDAIKESVTSSAIAFRDGVVELFEFLEERDIPVLIFSAGLADIIEEVLRQKVHRSFKNVKIVSNRMVFDNDGRLISFKGKLIHSLNKNEHALEMAAPVHEHFGDGDGPINDNASVRKRTNVLLLGDHLGDLGMSDGLDYETRISAGFLNDNIENNLSNYRKAFDVVYLNDAPMWGVVKLVSQMCSTVN, from the exons ATGATACTATATAACTCTTCCCCAGTATTCATGTTCTCACAAATGAGTTGTTATCGTCTCCAAAACATCCTCACAGCGCTACCTGCTTGCATAAAAATCACTTACAACCCTCAACCCTGCTACCTGACATTTACCTCTCCCACATCAAATAATTCcag ggTTTTGTGTTGCGGTTATAGCTCCAAGAATCAAGTGAAAAAAATGGAGGCGGGTCATCATGATCTTTCAAAGGTTACAGTGGTTGGTGATCCTCAGTTACTCCAAAGGAGAATCGATGCGGTTCGTTTGGCTGGTCCTGCTAAACTCCAg GTGATAGCAGATTTTGATGGAACATTAACCAACTACTTCGTGAACGGTCGTCGAGGGCAAA GCAGTCACGGAATTTTGAAGCAGGGGAACGCGGAGTATGATGATAAGAGGCAGGCATTGTATGAGTACTATCATCCATTAGAATTCTCCCCAACAATTCCAGTTGAAGAGAAAACTAAGCTCATGGAAGAGTG GTGGGGGAAAACCCATAATCTTCTGATTGAGGGAGGCCTCACATATGATGCAATCAAGGAGTCTGTTACTAGCTCTGCAATTGCTTTCAGGGATGGTGTGGTTGAACTTTTTGAGTTTTTGGAG GAAAGAGACATTCCAGTTCTCATATTCTCTGCGGGGCTTGCAGATATCATAGAGGAG GTCCTGAGACAGAAAGTCCATAGATCTTTTAAGAATGTTAAGATTGTTTCAAACCGAATGGTATTTGATAATGATGGTCGCCTCATTTCTTTCAAAG GGAAGTTGATCCATAGTCTAAATAAAAATGAGCATGCTCTTGAGATGGCTGCTCCTGTTCATGAACATTTCGGTGATGGTGATGGTCCGATCAATGACAATGCTTCTGTAAGGAAGAGAACCAATGTCCTGCTCCTTGGTGATCACCTGGGAGACTTGGGGATGTCTGATGGATTAGACTATGAGACTCGAATTTCTGCTGGTTTCCT GAATGACAACATTGAGAACAATCTCAGTAACTACCGCAAAGCCTTTGATGTGGTTTATCTG AATGATGCACCTATGTGGGGAGTAGTCAAGCTTGTTTCTCAGATGTGCTCAACGGTCAACTGA
- the LOC118060122 gene encoding uncharacterized protein, with the protein MVVKMMRWPPWPPLSSRKFEAKLIVHKLQGLDLVQDEEQNSDESKKRLVVEIKWKGQKGIAFRRSVKRNFTEEGGFEGDGVFQWNEEFISACNLSGNKDGVFLPWEIAFAVFSGLKQGPRSKVLLVGTATLNLSEYASTAKEKEAEIAVPLTVHNGTVEGTPLLHLSLRLMELRTIREPLQAVQRVIETAPSSPSSLETLSPRRDELSVLKAGLRKVKSLQVRKKACHKENSNDRCCIRIEDREDNYPFDTDSLDDDAEGESEESNGDASAQLSFNYETLAHANKAGRSFHSIAVTNGEDESWIYYNHCKPDMGSLYVEYSTASDHEQSSKQSSKLGILAWRKRKLSFISPKPKSKGEPLLKKDCGEEGGDDIDFDRRQLSSSDESSFGWNKSEEGSTTSRSSFTEFGDDNFAVGSWETKEVISRDRHLKLQAQVFFASIDQRSERAAGQSACTALVAFIANWLQSNRYEVPIKSEFDCLIRNGSLEWRNLCEKEDYRQRFPDKHFDLETILQAKICPLSVVPEKSFIGFFHPEGLEGDFDFLHGAMSFDSIWQEISHHGSYWSNNSDPLVYVVSWNDHFFVLKVERDAYYIIDTLGERLYEGCNQAYVLKFDKDTTIHKLPKETEGSDEKTVGNKVQPSRSKEKTPADRNLPSSPNEGEKTPMEEEIVCKGKESCKEYIKSFLAAIPLRELQADIKKGLMASTPLHHRLQIEFHYTQLTLPVDENSSRDVTIC; encoded by the exons ATGGTGGTGAAGATGATGAGGTGGCCACCATGGCCACCTCTGTCATCGAGAAAATTTGAGGCCAAATTGATCGTTCACAAACTGCAAGGCCTAGATTTGGTACAAGATGAAGAGCAAAACAGTGATGAGAGCAAGAAGAGGTTGGTGGTTGAGATAAAATGGAAAGGTCAGAAGGGTATTGCTTTTAGGAGGTCTGTAAAGCGGAATTTTACCGAGGAAGGAGGGTTCGAAGGTGATGGGGTTTTTCAATGGAATGAAGAGTTTATAAGTGCGTGTAATCTTTCTGGAAATAAAGATGGTGTCTTTCTTCCTTGGGAAATTGCCTTTGCAGTTTTCAGT GGCTTGAAACAAGGGCCAAGGAGTAAGGTTCTTTTAGTTGGAACCGCTACATTAAACCTCTCGGAATATGCTTCAACAGCTAAGGAGAAAGAAGCTGAAATTGCTGTTCCTTTAACAGTTCACAATGGCACCGTTGAGGGCACTCCCTTGCTTCAT TTGTCTCTCAGGTTGATGGAATTGAGAACTATTCGAGAACCTCTACAAGCAGTGCAGAGAGTGATAGAGACTGCCCCATCATCACCCTCTTCTCTTGAAACTCTATCACCAAGGAGAGATGAACTTTCTGTTCTTAAAGCAGGTTTGAGAAAAGTGAAAAGCCTCCAAGTGAGAAAAAAGGCTTGTCACAAAGAGAACAGTAATGATAGGTGCTGTATCAGAATTGAAGATCGTGAGGACAACTACCCATTTGATACAGATTCACTCGATGATGATGCTGAGGGGGAATCGGAGGAGAGCAACGGGGATGCTAGTGCTCAGCTGTCATTCAATTATGAAACATTGGCGCATGCAAACAAGGCTGGACGATCATTCCATTCAATTGCTGTAACTAATGGTGAAGATGAGAGTTGGATATACTATAACCATTGTAAACCGGATATGGGATCTTTGTATGTCGAATACTCAACTGCATCAGACCATGAACAATCTTCGAAACAGAGTTCAAAACTTGGAATCTTAGCTTGGAGGAAAAGGAAACTGAGCTTTATATCCCCTAAGCCTAAATCTAAAGGCGAGCCTCTCTTGAAAAAGGACTGTGGAGAAGAGGGTGGTGACGACATTGATTTTGATCGCAGGCAGCTTAGCTCATCTGATGAGTCCAGTTTTGGG TGGAATAAATCGGAAGAAGGTTCGACTACTAGTAGATCATCATTCACCGAATTTGGGGATGACAATTTTGCTGTAGGCAGCTGGGAGACAAAAGAAGTAATAAGCCGTGACAGGCACCTGAAGCTCCAAGCACAGGTCTTTTTCGCTTCAATTGATCAGAGGAGTGAGCGAGCTGCTGGTCAAAGTGCCTGTACGGCACTGGTTGCTTTCATTGCTAATTGGTTGCAGTCTAACCGATATGAAGTGCCAATCAAGTCTGAATTCGACTGCCTGATCAGAAATGGATCTTTAGAGTGGAGAAATCTCTGTGAGAAAGAGGACTATAGGCAACGATTTCCTGACAAGCACTTTGACCTTGAGACAATTCTTCAAGCTAAAATTTGTCCTCTTTCAGTTGTCCCAGAAAAGTCCTTCATTGGATTCTTCCATCCAGAAGGCCTAGAAGGAGATTTTGACTTCCTTCATGGTGCAATGTCCTTTGACAGTATTTGGCAGGAGATTAGTCATCATGGGTCATACTGGTCTAATAATTCTGACCCTTTGGTCTACGTTGTAAGTTGGAATGACCACTTTTTTGTCCTCAAGGTTGAACGGGATGCTTACTATATCATTGACACACTGGGAGAGAGGCTTTATGAGGGATGCAATCAAGCCTATGTCCTAAAATTTGACAAAGATACGACAATCCATAAACTACCAAAGGAAACTGAAGGATCAGATGAAAAAACTGTCGGCAACAAAGTGCAACCAAGCAGATCCAAGGAAAAAACTCCAGCTGATAGGAATCTGCCATCAAGTCCAAACGAGGGAGAAAAGACTCCGATGGAAGAAGAGATTGTGTGTAAAGGAAAGGAGTCATGCAAGGAATATATCAAGAGTTTCTTGGCTGCAATCCCTTTAAGGGAATTGCAGGCTGATATCAAGAAGGGTTTGATGGCATCAACACCCCTTCACCATCGACTTCAAATTGAGTTCCACTACACCCAGCTGACGCTACCCGTAGATGAAAATTCATCAAGAGATGTAACTATTTGCTGA
- the LOC118060125 gene encoding uncharacterized protein: MAGNRDDLNCHEEDGDDIELEKLSLGPDGSKNLLVLDLAGVLCDRVFHKNRANIPDNRTPDDASGSFFVYKRPFCEEFVRFCLERFDVGIWSSAKRTNLETALDCVIGEFKGRLLFVWDQDDCTNSGFSTKENKNKPIFFKELKKLWDNKSSNLPWRKGQYSSSNTLLIDDKPYKALLNPPCTAIFPTEYRPDQLDDATLGPNGELRRYLDGLARAADVPAYVKEHPFGQSAITATHPDWDFYSNIIDNSKGEE; encoded by the exons ATGGCTGGCAATAGGGATGACCTAAATTGTCATGAAGAAGATGGGGATGACATTGAACTAGAGAAGCTAAGCCTTGGTCCAGATGGAAGCAAGAATCTTCTTGTACTTGATCTAGCTGGGGTACTGTGTGACAGGGTGTTTCACAAAAACAGGGCCAATATCCCAGATAATCGTACTCCTGATGATGCCAGTGGAAGCTTTTTCG TTTACAAGAGGCCATTCTGTGAAGAGTTCGTGAGATTTTGCCTTGAAAGGTTTGATGTTGGAATCTGGTCCTCTGCCAAAAG GACCAACTTGGAAACTGCCCTTGATTGTGTGATAGGAGAATTCAAAGGCAGACTCTTATTTGTCTGG GACCAAGATGACTGCACTAATTCTGGGTTCAGCACCAAGGAAAACAAGAACAAGCCAATCTTTTTCAAGGAGCTGAAGAAACTATGGGACAACAAGTCCTCTAATCTTCCATGGAGAAAAGGGCAGTATTCTTCATCAAACACATTACTGATTGATGATAAACCTTACAAGGCGCTTCTAAATCCC CCTTGCACGGCGATATTTCCCACCGAATACAGGCCGGACCAGCTGGATGATGCTACTTTAGGTCCAAATGGCGAGCTCCGACGGTACTTGGATGGCCTGGCAAGAGCAGCAGATGTCCCTGCATATGTGAAGGAACACCCCTTTGGACAGTCTGCTATAACAGCTACCCATCCTGACTGGGATTTCTACTCCAACATCATTGACAATTCCAAGGGCGAGGAGTAA
- the LOC118060128 gene encoding uncharacterized protein, whose translation MAEGKSTDSSLKLKSVIHDDDSKDNEEDKGDLPDDILSVEKLSLKVPEKKLLILCLGGLLCHRVCLKRGRNVKTNRLPDTAYGSFEVYKRPFCDDFVKFCFERFEVGIWSSAREWYMNDALDGVMRGFRSKLLFSWDQDRCTDSGFKTLTNKKKPIFLKQFKQLSALSWCKGQDTSLNTLLIDNDPYKSLLNPSHTAIFPDEYTVDCVTDSALGPEGDLRVYLEGLADAKDVPSYVKDHPFGKPAITPLHPDWDFYSKIVRLHSKEPIVK comes from the exons ATGGCTGAAGGAAAGAGCACAGACAGTAGCCTGAAGCTCAAGTCAGTAATCCACGATGATGACAGTAAGGACAACGAAGAAGACAAGGGAGATTTGCCTGATGATATTCTTTCAGTGGAAAAACTAAGCCTTAAAGTTCCGGAAAAGAAACTCCTCATCCTTTGCCTTGGCGGGCTGCTATGTCACAGGGTCTGCCTTAAACGCGGTCGCAACGTGAAGACAAACCGCCTTCCTGATACTGCGTATGGAAGCTTTGAAG TTTACAAGAGGCCATTCTGCGATGATTTTGTGAAATTCTGCTTTGAAAGATTCGAGGTTGGAATCTGGTCTTCTGCTAGAGA ATGGTACATGAATGATGCTCTTGATGGTGTTATGAGAGGTTTCAGGTCCAAGCTGTTATTTTCTTGG GACCAAGACAGATGTACTGATTCAGGATTCAAAACCTTGACGAACAAGAAGAAGCCCATATTTCTCAAGCAATTTAAGCAGCTCTCTGCTCTTTCATGGTGCAAGGGGCAAGATACTTCTTTGAACACTTTGCTGATTGATAATGACCCCTACAAGTCTCTTCTAAATCCT TCCCACACCGCGATTTTTCCTGACGAATACACGGTGGACTGCGTCACTGATTCTGCTTTAG GTCCTGAGGGTGATCTTCGGGTCTACTTGGAAGGCCTGGCTGATGCTAAAGATGTTCCCTCCTATGTGAAGGACCATCCTTTTGGGAAGCCTGCAATCACTCCCTTGCACCCTGACTGGGATTTTTACTCCAAGATTGTTCGACTTCATAGCAAGGAACCGATCGTGAAGTAG
- the LOC118060129 gene encoding uncharacterized protein At2g39795, mitochondrial: MWKRVLKEATVRQPWSMLASKRCLSSPPTSKSAAVDTLLLRYLKEHYVEVSKMNPPPKMNPPSEFSIVKGALDGKGPVVTRTYGNEEIKLSVMRMAYAVPGSGEDDENDEDMNQLFLHVDVSKPGQDKSLHFLCGLYPDALGVHSVSLRPKHDSADFLEVTATYSGPQFAELDERMRDAFHGFIEERGVDEKLFNFLQAWLYVKEHRSLMRWFKTVGTYINENKPAKSS, translated from the exons ATGTGGAAGAGAGTGTTAAAAGAAGCTACCGTGAGGCAGCCATGGAGTATGCTAGCAAGTAAGAGATGCTTATCATCACCACCAACAAGCAAATCCGCCGCTGTGGACACACTGTTGCTTCGGTATCTGAAAGAACACTATGTTGAAGTCTCCAAGATGAACCCTCCTCCT AAAATGAACCCTCCATCTGAGTTTTCAATAGTAAAAGGTGCTTTGGATGGGAAAGGTCCAGTTGTGACTCGCACCTATGGGAATGAGGAAATTAAACTCTCTGTAATGAGGATGGCGTATGCTGTACCTGGTAGCGGGGAGGACGATGAAAATGACGAGGACATGAATCAGTTGTTCCTTCATGTGGATGTTTCGAAGCCTGGACAGGATAAATCTCTGCATTTTCTATGTGGACTTTATCCGGATGCACTGGGAGTTCACTCTGTTTCTTTGAGGCCAAAGCATGACAGTGCTGATTTTCTTGAGGTCACAGCTACATACAGTGGCCCACAGTTTGC GGAACTTGATGAAAGGATGAGAGATGCATTCCACGGTTTTATTGAAGAACGAGGTGTGGATGAGAAGCTGTTTAATTTCCTTCAGGCATGGCTGTATGTGAAGGAGCACCGGAGTCTTATGCGTTGGTTTAAAACAGTGGGCACATACATCAATGAAAATAAGCCAGCTAAGAGTTCTTAA